A DNA window from Thermococcus sp. 4557 contains the following coding sequences:
- a CDS encoding nitroreductase family protein: MRVLELAKRRKTVREFLPDRPPKEDVMKAIKAAKEAPSGMNAQPWKFVVVDDDWLKGKIRELCEGEEEKFYSRTKGDLMAWLNARGFKPEKPFLSEAPYLILVFGHTKAPYWLQSTWIAVGYLLLALEELGLGTVTYTPPNPKPVEELLNAPKDYKLQTILPVGYPADPKPKYERRRLEEVVSFNGF, from the coding sequence ATGCGCGTTCTCGAGCTGGCGAAGAGGAGGAAGACCGTGAGGGAATTCCTTCCTGACAGGCCCCCGAAGGAGGACGTGATGAAGGCCATCAAGGCGGCAAAGGAAGCGCCGAGCGGCATGAACGCCCAGCCCTGGAAGTTCGTGGTTGTGGACGACGACTGGCTCAAGGGGAAGATACGGGAGCTCTGCGAGGGCGAAGAGGAAAAGTTCTACTCCAGAACCAAGGGCGACCTGATGGCATGGCTCAACGCCAGGGGCTTTAAGCCGGAGAAGCCGTTTCTCAGCGAGGCGCCCTACCTGATACTCGTCTTCGGCCACACGAAGGCACCTTACTGGCTCCAATCAACATGGATAGCGGTCGGCTACCTTCTCCTTGCACTTGAAGAGCTCGGCCTCGGGACGGTAACCTACACTCCGCCCAACCCGAAGCCCGTCGAGGAGCTTTTGAATGCTCCAAAGGACTACAAGCTCCAGACGATACTGCCGGTTGGCTATCCCGCAGACCCGAAGCCGAAGTACGAGAGGAGAAGGCTCGAAGAGGTGGTGAGCTTCAACGGCTTCTGA
- a CDS encoding ABC transporter permease, whose protein sequence is MARGLGQYIIIRALMIIPTILILYTLVFFFLRILPGNPVMAVVGTKNIPPEQLEHLMQMAGLDKPLYVQYFDYLKGVLHGDFGVTLAFPMGKPVWDYIAQRFPATLELALWAFTVSVLLGLLTGVIGATRKGTKTDTAMRVYSIIAYTLFIPWFGMMLQYLFGIHLHWLPTSGRLDPGVNLHTVTGLYVLDSILTGNWEAFVSSVRHLILPALTLGIVLSGAYTRLVRNNMVDVLSQDFIRAYYARGVADRKVMWYALKNAFIPVVTLMGLQFAILLGGAVLTETTFSWPGMGTFLVDRIDYRDYNAIQGAVIFFAFFVGIISLIVDIVYALLDPRVKY, encoded by the coding sequence GTGGCCAGGGGACTCGGTCAGTACATAATAATCAGGGCGCTCATGATAATTCCGACGATCCTAATCCTCTACACCCTCGTGTTCTTCTTCCTGAGAATCCTCCCCGGAAACCCCGTTATGGCAGTCGTGGGAACGAAGAACATTCCCCCGGAGCAGCTGGAGCACCTCATGCAGATGGCTGGGCTCGACAAGCCCCTCTACGTCCAGTACTTCGACTACCTCAAGGGCGTCCTCCACGGTGATTTCGGGGTTACGCTGGCTTTTCCAATGGGGAAGCCCGTGTGGGACTACATAGCCCAGCGCTTCCCGGCAACGCTTGAGCTCGCCCTCTGGGCCTTCACCGTCAGCGTGCTCCTGGGCCTCCTTACCGGAGTGATAGGGGCCACCCGGAAGGGAACGAAGACGGACACTGCCATGAGGGTCTACAGCATAATCGCTTACACTCTCTTCATACCCTGGTTCGGCATGATGCTCCAGTACCTCTTCGGCATCCACCTCCACTGGCTGCCCACCTCGGGCAGGCTCGATCCGGGGGTCAACCTCCACACGGTGACCGGCCTCTACGTCCTCGACAGCATTCTGACGGGCAACTGGGAGGCCTTCGTGAGCTCCGTCAGACACCTCATCCTCCCGGCGTTGACGCTGGGAATCGTCCTCAGCGGAGCGTACACGAGGCTGGTGAGGAACAACATGGTTGACGTCCTCAGCCAGGACTTCATAAGGGCCTACTACGCCAGGGGTGTTGCCGACAGAAAGGTCATGTGGTACGCGCTGAAGAACGCCTTCATACCCGTCGTTACCCTAATGGGACTCCAGTTCGCCATACTCCTCGGAGGCGCGGTTCTTACCGAGACGACCTTCAGCTGGCCGGGAATGGGAACGTTCCTTGTGGACAGGATAGACTACCGCGACTACAACGCCATCCAGGGTGCCGTGATATTCTTCGCCTTCTTCGTCGGCATCATCAGCCTCATAGTGGACATAGTCTATGCACTGCTCGACCCGAGGGTGAAGTACTGA
- a CDS encoding ABC transporter ATP-binding protein: MLLEVKNLSIYYYTLAGVVKGAENVTFSIGRGEWVTFVGESGSGKSTVAHAIMNIVPSPGKIVSGEVIFEGKDLLKIGKEELRKIRGKDISMIFQDPMTSLDPLRKVGDQMVEVMTVHGVPEDEARERAKELLEKVNLPPDRLDYYPHQLSGGQRQRISIAMAMAFNPKLLIADEPTTALDVIVQDSIMDLIDALKAEGTSIYFVTHDISLAAERSDKIAVMYAGKLVEFGTVEQIVENPLHPYTKALIEAVPDLWKESEVRAIPGYPPDLRSPPPGCRFHPRCPVFKERSTLKGLCDAVEPEMIEYEKGHFVACHLYGGAGE, from the coding sequence ATGCTGCTCGAAGTCAAGAACCTGAGCATCTACTACTACACCCTCGCTGGAGTCGTCAAAGGGGCCGAGAACGTGACGTTCAGCATAGGCAGGGGAGAGTGGGTCACCTTCGTCGGGGAGAGCGGAAGCGGAAAATCCACGGTCGCTCACGCGATAATGAACATCGTCCCGTCGCCGGGGAAGATAGTCTCGGGCGAGGTCATCTTCGAGGGAAAGGACCTGCTGAAGATAGGCAAGGAGGAGCTTAGGAAGATCCGCGGAAAGGACATCAGCATGATATTCCAGGACCCAATGACCAGCCTCGACCCCCTCAGGAAAGTCGGCGACCAGATGGTCGAGGTCATGACCGTCCACGGCGTCCCGGAGGATGAAGCGCGGGAGAGGGCGAAGGAGCTCCTCGAGAAGGTCAACCTCCCGCCCGACAGGCTCGACTACTACCCCCACCAGCTCAGCGGCGGCCAGAGGCAGAGGATAAGCATAGCGATGGCGATGGCCTTCAACCCGAAGCTCCTCATCGCGGACGAACCGACGACCGCTCTGGACGTTATCGTGCAGGACTCCATAATGGACCTCATAGACGCCCTCAAGGCCGAGGGAACGAGCATCTACTTCGTTACCCACGACATCTCGCTTGCAGCCGAGAGGAGCGACAAGATAGCCGTCATGTACGCGGGGAAGCTCGTCGAGTTCGGAACCGTTGAGCAGATAGTCGAGAACCCGCTCCATCCGTACACGAAGGCGCTCATCGAGGCGGTTCCAGACCTCTGGAAGGAGAGCGAGGTCAGGGCGATTCCTGGATACCCACCCGACCTGAGGAGCCCGCCTCCGGGCTGCCGGTTCCACCCAAGGTGCCCGGTTTTCAAGGAGCGCTCGACGCTTAAGGGCCTCTGCGACGCGGTCGAGCCCGAGATGATAGAGTACGAGAAGGGCCACTTCGTGGCCTGCCATCTCTACGGGGGTGCGGGGGAATGA
- a CDS encoding Mut7-C RNAse domain-containing protein yields MRFIADMMLGRLARWLRLYGYDTLYGVEDDDEIIRAALREGRVILTRDSGLAGRAEKRGVGVILLSSNSLEGQVEELMRFGLEFRELFPANARCPKCNGLIRPVSKEEVKDRVPESVYERYDEFYVCENCGQIYWPGRQWMEMLKIDRKLRKEG; encoded by the coding sequence ATGAGGTTCATAGCGGACATGATGCTCGGCCGTCTCGCGAGGTGGCTCCGGCTGTACGGCTACGATACGCTCTACGGCGTTGAGGACGACGATGAGATAATCCGCGCTGCCCTCAGAGAGGGCAGGGTGATACTCACCCGCGACTCCGGCCTCGCCGGGAGGGCCGAAAAGCGGGGTGTGGGTGTTATCCTCCTCTCCTCGAACTCCCTTGAGGGGCAGGTCGAGGAGCTCATGCGTTTTGGCCTGGAGTTCAGGGAGCTTTTTCCGGCCAACGCACGCTGTCCCAAATGCAACGGGCTGATAAGGCCCGTTTCGAAGGAAGAGGTTAAGGATAGAGTCCCGGAGAGCGTTTACGAGCGCTATGACGAGTTCTACGTCTGCGAGAACTGCGGTCAAATCTACTGGCCGGGAAGGCAGTGGATGGAGATGCTGAAAATAGACCGGAAATTAAGAAAAGAAGGCTAG
- a CDS encoding ABC transporter substrate-binding protein, which translates to MRRQYATLALVFLVVFSVVASGCISGGGGEEETATIVMGVTDKVTDLDPSNAYDFYTWEVLNNVMEGLVKYKPGTLEIEPALAESWEVNEDSTVWTFHLRKDLKFADGTPLTAKDVVRSIERVMTIQGDPSWLVTDFVDKVEAKDDYTVVFYLKQPTAYFLALLTTPPYFPVHPDYAPDQIQSDQTAGGAGPYKITKWVRDEELVLEANPNYYGEKPKTEKIIIKFYRDASTMRLALQNGEIDIAWRTLRPSDIDSLKKDENFNVIEVPGGFIRYICLNTKNDPTSNVKVRQALAAAVDRPEIAQKVFMGTVEPLYSLVPNGMWSHKDVFKDKYGDGNMEKAKALLSEAGYSESNPLEIQLWYTPTHYGDTEADLAQMLKEQWEKTGMIKVTIKSAEWGTYTDYARNGQMQVYLLGWYPDYLDPDDYTTPFLKSTANSWAGTGYANPTMDDLLSQAQRLSDQNERTKLYEQVQDILAQDVPYIPLIQGKLFVVTQKNVKGVTIGPDMIFRYSTLYKE; encoded by the coding sequence ATGCGACGGCAGTACGCGACATTGGCTCTGGTGTTTTTGGTTGTTTTTTCTGTAGTGGCCAGCGGATGTATAAGCGGCGGTGGCGGAGAGGAAGAGACAGCGACGATAGTGATGGGCGTTACTGACAAGGTGACTGACCTTGACCCCTCGAACGCCTACGACTTCTACACCTGGGAGGTTCTCAACAACGTCATGGAGGGCCTGGTGAAATACAAGCCGGGAACCCTCGAAATCGAGCCGGCTCTGGCAGAGAGCTGGGAGGTCAACGAGGACTCGACCGTTTGGACCTTCCACCTGAGGAAGGACCTTAAATTCGCGGACGGAACTCCCTTAACCGCAAAGGACGTCGTCAGGAGCATCGAGAGGGTAATGACCATCCAGGGCGACCCGTCCTGGCTCGTTACGGACTTTGTTGACAAGGTTGAAGCGAAGGACGACTACACGGTTGTCTTCTACCTCAAGCAGCCAACCGCATACTTCCTGGCCCTCCTCACGACCCCGCCGTACTTCCCGGTCCACCCCGACTACGCCCCGGACCAGATACAGAGCGACCAGACTGCAGGCGGTGCCGGCCCCTACAAGATAACCAAGTGGGTGCGCGATGAAGAGCTCGTTCTCGAGGCCAACCCGAACTACTACGGCGAGAAGCCCAAGACCGAGAAGATAATCATCAAGTTCTACCGCGACGCCTCGACCATGCGCCTCGCCCTCCAGAACGGCGAGATAGACATCGCCTGGAGGACTCTCAGGCCCAGCGACATAGACAGCCTGAAGAAGGACGAGAACTTCAACGTCATAGAGGTTCCGGGCGGATTCATCCGCTACATCTGCCTCAACACCAAGAACGACCCGACGAGCAACGTCAAGGTCAGGCAGGCGCTCGCGGCGGCCGTTGACAGGCCGGAGATAGCCCAGAAGGTCTTCATGGGAACCGTTGAGCCCCTCTACAGCCTTGTCCCGAACGGAATGTGGAGCCACAAGGACGTCTTCAAGGACAAGTACGGCGACGGCAACATGGAGAAGGCCAAGGCGCTCCTCAGCGAAGCCGGCTACTCCGAGAGCAACCCGCTGGAGATACAGCTCTGGTACACGCCGACCCACTACGGCGACACCGAGGCTGACCTCGCCCAGATGCTCAAGGAGCAGTGGGAGAAGACCGGAATGATAAAGGTCACCATCAAGAGCGCCGAATGGGGAACCTACACCGACTACGCCAGGAACGGCCAGATGCAGGTCTATCTGCTCGGCTGGTACCCGGACTACCTTGACCCGGACGACTACACCACCCCGTTCCTCAAGAGCACCGCCAACAGCTGGGCCGGAACCGGCTACGCCAACCCGACGATGGACGACCTCCTGAGCCAGGCCCAGAGGCTCAGCGACCAGAACGAGAGGACGAAGCTCTACGAGCAGGTCCAGGACATACTCGCCCAGGACGTTCCCTACATACCGCTGATACAGGGCAAGCTCTTCGTGGTGACCCAGAAGAACGTCAAGGGAGTAACCATCGGGCCGGACATGATATTCCGCTACTCGACCCTCTACAAGGAGTGA
- a CDS encoding dual specificity protein phosphatase family protein — translation MWRSAKFIDDNVAFSRMPARSEIDEVAETFDAVVVLVEEFELPYSLSEWQKRNVEVLHSPVRDFSAPALDQLLEILRWIGARVAEGKKVLIHCMGGFGRSGTVAVAWVMYSRRLPLREALKRVRGVRPGAVEVEEQMGVLKELERLLRSR, via the coding sequence ATGTGGCGCTCGGCCAAGTTCATAGACGATAACGTTGCCTTCTCGAGGATGCCGGCGAGGAGTGAAATAGACGAAGTTGCCGAAACCTTCGATGCGGTGGTTGTGCTCGTTGAGGAGTTTGAGCTTCCCTACAGCTTAAGCGAGTGGCAGAAACGAAACGTTGAGGTTCTCCACAGCCCCGTTCGGGATTTTTCGGCCCCTGCTCTTGATCAGCTCCTCGAAATCCTCCGCTGGATTGGGGCGAGGGTTGCGGAGGGCAAGAAGGTTCTGATTCACTGCATGGGCGGCTTCGGGAGGAGCGGAACGGTTGCCGTTGCCTGGGTGATGTACTCCAGGAGGCTCCCCCTGAGGGAAGCCCTAAAAAGGGTTCGTGGGGTACGGCCCGGCGCGGTTGAGGTGGAGGAGCAGATGGGTGTTCTGAAGGAGCTGGAAAGGCTCCTCAGAAGCCGTTGA
- a CDS encoding LSm family protein, which produces MGEKQYLLDKTLETWKGKRVALAVSNEHSFTGILDDFDEEVILLRDVVDIAGNKAKALVVKIDDLNWIMLL; this is translated from the coding sequence ATGGGCGAGAAGCAGTACCTGCTCGACAAGACCCTTGAGACATGGAAGGGGAAGAGGGTTGCCCTAGCTGTTAGCAACGAGCACTCCTTCACCGGAATCCTGGATGACTTCGATGAGGAGGTCATACTCCTGAGGGACGTGGTGGACATAGCCGGAAACAAGGCCAAGGCCCTCGTGGTGAAGATAGACGACCTCAACTGGATAATGCTCCTGTGA
- a CDS encoding MBL fold metallo-hydrolase has product MIVYFIGTGGSEGIPAHLCTCPTCSEARKFGFAQRRPSTLAIITETGKAVLFDVGTDIRDFLNVPLEAIFLTHWHHDHIYGLYKLRWMALETPLYAPEGHADALILREPKNLQPKTIKPGDTVEIDTLKITALRLNHQVETLGYLIEEDGKSIALLYDTKGLPTETWEFLGEEAPLRLAIVDATYPPGTDDPYHNNVDEAAEIGLKLAERTVLSHISHKNLPFLELTDYVRRKWGNRVLVAYDGMVFYV; this is encoded by the coding sequence TTGATAGTCTACTTCATCGGCACCGGTGGGAGCGAGGGAATTCCGGCGCACCTCTGCACCTGTCCGACATGCAGCGAGGCGAGGAAGTTCGGCTTCGCCCAGAGGAGGCCCTCAACGCTGGCCATCATAACCGAAACGGGAAAAGCCGTTCTCTTCGACGTTGGAACCGACATAAGGGACTTCCTGAACGTTCCGCTGGAGGCGATTTTCCTCACGCACTGGCACCACGACCACATCTACGGCCTCTACAAGCTCAGATGGATGGCCTTAGAAACGCCGCTCTACGCGCCGGAGGGACATGCCGATGCTCTAATTCTCCGTGAGCCCAAGAACCTCCAGCCGAAGACGATAAAGCCGGGCGACACCGTTGAAATAGACACCCTTAAAATCACGGCGCTCCGCCTGAACCACCAAGTCGAGACCCTCGGGTACCTCATCGAGGAGGATGGAAAGAGCATTGCTCTCCTCTACGATACCAAAGGCCTCCCAACGGAGACGTGGGAGTTCCTCGGGGAGGAGGCACCCCTCAGGCTGGCGATAGTTGACGCGACCTATCCCCCAGGGACCGACGACCCGTATCACAACAACGTTGATGAGGCAGCCGAGATAGGGCTTAAGCTTGCGGAGAGGACCGTCCTCAGCCACATCTCCCATAAGAACCTGCCATTCCTAGAGCTGACGGACTACGTGAGGAGGAAGTGGGGGAACAGAGTTCTCGTAGCTTACGATGGGATGGTGTTCTACGTCTAA
- a CDS encoding ATP-binding protein: MVQPDDLIVEHLTSTPTLLTPYNKPHKRHLYNWLYSKVGRYLKGGNPDTILLLGIRGVGKTTLLAQLYFEALKEVGPNGVLYLSLDRLRALGLELLEVVEAYKRLVRPEKAVLLLDEVQYEKDWDLKIKLLHDERRFFIMATGSSAIKLRESPDLARRALHRELFPMTFREYHHLKTGRELPELMGRIMRGEEISMPPVMADVETYVRAGAMPLALGMEEWEVYERLTAMLDRVVYRDLREVHEFDAETLDRAFDLLHLLATPKGERFSYERLSKTLGLAKGTVMKLVDALEKASLVQRIPPCGSPAKAIRKSPKIKFLAVPIKSALLFSSGFNLNRKEVFASLLEDVVAFYLFLLSKSGNGRLCYEPGRGGADFVLELNGERAVVEVGLGKLRKDQVERSMERLGAERGIVLGEKYEISERVAFYPWKVFVAGF; this comes from the coding sequence ATGGTTCAACCAGATGACCTAATTGTGGAGCACCTAACGAGCACCCCCACCCTGCTCACCCCCTACAACAAGCCCCATAAGAGACACCTCTACAACTGGCTGTACTCAAAGGTTGGGAGGTACCTGAAGGGTGGAAACCCCGATACAATCCTTCTGCTCGGAATCAGGGGAGTTGGAAAAACGACTCTGCTCGCCCAGCTGTACTTTGAAGCCCTGAAAGAGGTCGGCCCCAACGGGGTTCTCTACCTCTCCCTCGACCGGCTGAGGGCCCTCGGCCTAGAGCTGCTGGAGGTGGTTGAGGCGTACAAGCGACTGGTAAGGCCCGAGAAGGCGGTACTTCTCCTCGACGAGGTTCAGTACGAGAAGGATTGGGATTTGAAGATCAAGCTCCTCCACGACGAACGTAGGTTCTTCATAATGGCAACGGGTTCTTCGGCGATAAAGCTCAGGGAAAGCCCGGATCTCGCGAGAAGGGCCCTTCACAGGGAGCTCTTTCCCATGACCTTTAGGGAGTACCACCACCTCAAAACGGGCCGGGAACTGCCGGAACTCATGGGGAGAATCATGAGGGGAGAAGAAATCTCGATGCCCCCCGTGATGGCGGACGTCGAGACCTACGTCAGGGCCGGCGCGATGCCGCTCGCCCTCGGAATGGAAGAATGGGAGGTTTACGAACGATTGACGGCGATGCTCGACCGCGTTGTCTACCGCGACCTGCGGGAGGTTCACGAGTTCGACGCCGAAACTCTCGACCGGGCCTTCGACCTGCTCCACCTTCTCGCGACCCCGAAGGGCGAGCGCTTCAGCTACGAGAGGCTGTCAAAAACCCTCGGGCTGGCCAAGGGGACCGTTATGAAGCTGGTCGATGCCCTGGAGAAGGCCAGCCTCGTGCAGAGGATTCCACCCTGCGGTTCTCCCGCGAAGGCCATCCGGAAAAGCCCCAAAATCAAGTTCCTCGCGGTTCCGATCAAGTCGGCCCTGCTCTTCAGCTCGGGCTTCAACCTCAACAGAAAGGAGGTCTTCGCTTCTCTGCTCGAAGACGTCGTGGCGTTCTACCTGTTCCTCCTCTCAAAATCGGGAAACGGCCGGCTGTGCTACGAGCCCGGCAGGGGCGGAGCGGACTTCGTCCTTGAGCTGAACGGGGAAAGGGCTGTCGTCGAGGTCGGTCTCGGCAAGCTTCGGAAGGACCAGGTGGAGAGGAGCATGGAACGCCTGGGGGCAGAGAGGGGAATCGTGCTGGGTGAGAAATACGAGATAAGTGAAAGGGTGGCGTTTTACCCCTGGAAGGTCTTTGTGGCCGGGTTCTGA
- a CDS encoding ABC transporter ATP-binding protein, giving the protein MSEPLLRVENLKKYFPIRRNILEVLRKEQVRYVRAVDGISFEIDRGEVLALIGESGCGKTTAGRTVLRLIEPTEGKIIFDGTDITELSREEMRPFRRRMQIIFQDPYASLSPRMKIGDAIAHPLLVHGIAEKEEAKEIALRMLKRVGLTPEDEFYDRYPHHLSGGQRQRVVIARAMVLKPEFVVADEAVSMIDVSMRASILELLESFEREYNLSQLFITHDIAVGKLIADRIAVMYLGKIVEIGPTEEVLKNPAHPYTRALIEAVPSIERRKKEKKFKITGEVPNAANLPRGCRFHPRCPLASEVCIAHEPELVEISHNHFVACHHPLH; this is encoded by the coding sequence ATGAGCGAGCCACTGCTTCGCGTTGAGAACCTGAAGAAGTACTTCCCTATAAGGAGGAACATACTCGAGGTGCTCAGGAAGGAACAGGTGCGCTACGTCAGGGCCGTTGACGGCATCAGTTTCGAGATAGACAGGGGCGAGGTTCTGGCACTCATCGGCGAGAGCGGCTGCGGTAAAACGACCGCCGGAAGGACCGTTTTGAGGCTTATAGAGCCCACGGAGGGTAAGATAATCTTCGACGGAACGGATATAACGGAGCTCTCCCGCGAGGAGATGAGGCCCTTCAGGCGGAGGATGCAGATAATCTTTCAGGACCCCTACGCCAGCCTAAGCCCCAGGATGAAGATCGGCGATGCGATAGCCCATCCGCTCCTCGTCCATGGGATAGCCGAGAAGGAGGAGGCGAAGGAGATAGCCCTCAGAATGCTGAAGCGCGTCGGCCTGACCCCTGAGGATGAGTTCTACGACAGGTATCCCCACCATCTAAGCGGCGGCCAGAGGCAGCGCGTCGTGATAGCCAGGGCGATGGTCCTGAAGCCGGAGTTCGTGGTGGCGGACGAAGCGGTCTCGATGATAGACGTCTCCATGCGCGCCTCGATCCTCGAGCTCCTTGAAAGCTTCGAGAGGGAGTACAACCTCAGCCAGCTCTTCATAACCCACGACATAGCGGTCGGCAAGCTCATAGCGGACAGGATAGCGGTGATGTACCTCGGCAAGATAGTCGAGATCGGCCCGACCGAGGAGGTTCTCAAGAACCCCGCCCACCCGTACACAAGAGCCCTCATAGAGGCAGTTCCCTCAATAGAGCGCAGGAAAAAGGAGAAAAAGTTCAAGATAACGGGAGAAGTCCCCAACGCGGCGAACCTGCCAAGGGGATGCCGCTTCCACCCGAGGTGCCCGCTCGCCAGCGAGGTCTGCATAGCCCACGAGCCGGAGCTGGTGGAGATAAGCCACAATCACTTCGTGGCCTGCCACCACCCTCTTCACTAG
- a CDS encoding ABC transporter permease — protein sequence MEIVGKLTEFVFGKKPGRGMLIFGIIIVLIVVIMAIFAPWIAPYDPTQSSDDVFAPPSPDHLMGTNRLGQDMFSRIVWGSRVVLYVVFIATLLSMAIGIPLGLLSGYHGGKIDRTLSVIMDSIYAFPALILAMVIAVVLGPSPINTAIAISFVYVPTYFRMVRGQTLSFTGQLFVEAAHAIGARDKEVMFKYILPNLAPTILVVFTLSVADAILTEAGLSFLGLSVTPPTPDWGYDLRVGQPFLLDGYWWLVFFPGIMIMLLAMAFALIGEALSERLSLGTR from the coding sequence ATGGAGATAGTAGGAAAACTTACCGAGTTCGTCTTCGGGAAGAAACCCGGCAGGGGCATGCTCATCTTCGGCATAATCATCGTCCTCATCGTGGTCATAATGGCGATCTTCGCCCCCTGGATAGCCCCCTATGACCCGACTCAGAGCAGCGACGACGTCTTCGCCCCGCCCAGCCCGGACCACCTCATGGGAACCAACAGGCTCGGCCAGGACATGTTCTCAAGGATAGTCTGGGGCTCAAGGGTCGTCCTCTACGTCGTATTCATAGCGACGCTGCTCTCGATGGCGATAGGAATTCCCCTCGGACTGCTCTCCGGCTACCACGGTGGAAAAATCGACAGAACGCTGAGCGTGATAATGGACAGCATCTACGCGTTCCCCGCTTTGATCCTCGCGATGGTCATCGCGGTGGTTCTGGGCCCGAGTCCGATAAACACGGCCATAGCGATAAGCTTCGTCTACGTGCCGACCTACTTCAGGATGGTTCGCGGGCAGACCCTCAGCTTCACCGGCCAGCTCTTCGTTGAGGCGGCCCACGCGATAGGCGCAAGGGACAAGGAGGTCATGTTCAAGTACATCCTGCCCAACCTCGCGCCGACCATACTGGTAGTCTTCACCCTCAGCGTCGCGGATGCCATACTGACGGAGGCCGGCCTGAGCTTCCTGGGACTGTCTGTAACGCCGCCGACGCCCGACTGGGGATACGACCTGCGCGTCGGCCAGCCATTCCTGCTCGACGGCTACTGGTGGCTGGTCTTCTTCCCGGGAATAATGATAATGCTCCTGGCCATGGCCTTCGCGCTGATAGGAGAGGCCCTCAGCGAGAGGCTCTCCCTTGGAACGAGGTGA
- a CDS encoding 6-hydroxymethylpterin diphosphokinase MptE-like protein encodes MDWEEWKPLYLRIVREMGYSIEADRRAAQLLRALLLEEDEYILWDELAAVVGRKAYVFGCGPSLEDALGEFDFSDGTLIAADGATSALLGQNMMPDIIVSDLDGRIPDIKLANDRGSFLVVHAHGDNVDKLTSYVPLFSRILGTTQTEPLDIVYNFGGFTDGDRAAFLAEELGAREIVLVGFDFGETVGRWSKPGLREHAPIWESKRKKFEFAKELLKWLEKNGKARIDYLTL; translated from the coding sequence ATGGACTGGGAAGAATGGAAGCCCCTCTACCTCCGCATCGTTCGGGAGATGGGGTACTCGATTGAGGCTGATAGAAGGGCCGCCCAGCTCCTCAGGGCGCTCCTCCTCGAGGAGGATGAATACATCCTGTGGGACGAGCTGGCGGCCGTCGTCGGGAGAAAGGCCTACGTCTTCGGCTGCGGGCCCAGCCTGGAGGATGCCCTCGGGGAGTTTGATTTTTCAGATGGGACGTTGATAGCCGCCGATGGGGCAACCTCCGCACTCCTAGGGCAGAATATGATGCCGGACATCATCGTCTCCGACCTTGATGGCAGGATTCCCGACATAAAGCTCGCCAACGATAGGGGGTCATTCCTCGTCGTCCACGCCCACGGGGACAACGTCGATAAGCTGACGTCATATGTACCCCTCTTCTCAAGGATACTCGGGACGACCCAGACGGAACCGCTGGACATCGTTTACAACTTCGGCGGCTTTACCGACGGAGACAGGGCCGCTTTTCTGGCCGAGGAGCTGGGCGCGAGGGAGATAGTTCTGGTCGGCTTCGACTTCGGCGAAACCGTGGGGAGGTGGAGCAAGCCCGGGTTGAGGGAGCACGCCCCGATATGGGAGAGCAAGAGGAAGAAGTTCGAGTTCGCGAAGGAACTGCTGAAATGGCTGGAGAAGAATGGGAAGGCGAGGATTGATTATCTGACCCTTTGA